TCTGGGAAACCATCTGTGGAGAACACGGATTAGATGCCCAAGGTAACTACCATGGGTCATCTGAACTTCAAAAGGCAAGGCTTAATGTTTATTTTAATGAGGCCTCGTCTGGAAAATATGTTCCAAGAGCTGTTCTTGTTGACTTGGAACCTGGTACTATCGATGCTGTGAAATCATCAGAGTATGGTAACTTATTCAGACCGGACAACATGATCTATGGGCAGTCTTCTGCAGGAAATGTCTGGGCAAAGGGCCACTATACTGAGGGAGCCGAGTTGGTCGACTCTGTCATGGATGTAgtcagaagagaagcagaaggatgCGATTCCTTACAGGGATTTCAAATATCCCACTCTTTGGGTGGAGGAACGGGCTCTGGTATGGGTACTTTGTTGATCAGTAAGATTAGAGAGGAATTTCCCGACAGAATGATGGCCACTTTTTCTGTTTTACCCTCTCCAAAAGTCTCCGACACCGTTGTTGAGCCTTACAATGCTACATTGTCCATCCATCAGCTCGTTGAGAACTCTGATGAGACCTTCTGTATTGATAATGAGGCCTTGTATGACATCTGTGTCAACACTTTGAAGCTTCAACAACCTTCTTATAATGACTTGAATCATTTGGTTTCCGCTGTGATGTCTGGTGTCACTACTTCGCTTCGTTTCCCAGGTCAATTAAACTCCGATTTGAGAAAATTGGCCGTGAACTTGGTGCCATTCCCTCGTCTTCACTTCTTTATGGTGGGTTATGCTCCTTTGACTTCACTTGGTTCCCAATCATTCAGATCGTTGACCGTTCCTGAATTGACTCAACAATTGTTTGATTCCAAAAACATGatggctgctgctgatcCAAGAAAGGGTAGATATCTCACCGCTGCTGCTTACTTCCGTGGTAACGTGTCAGTTAgggaagttgaagatgaaatgcATAAGGTTCAAACTAAGAACGCTGACTATTTCGTCGAATGGATTCCTAACAATGTTCAGTCTGCCGTTTGTTCTGTGCCTCCTGCAGGCTTGGACATGGCTGCTACCTTTATCGGTAACTCTACCTCGATTCAAGATCTTTTCAGACGTGTCGGCGATCAATTCAGTGCTATGTTCAGAAGAAAGGCATTTTTGCACTGGTATACCAGTGAAGGTATGGATGAGATGGAGTTTGTTGAGGCCGAGTCTAACATGCAGGACTTGGTTAACGAGTACCAGCAGTATCAGGACGTCAATgatgctgaagatgatgccGAACCTGCCGAGTATGCCGACGAAGCACCTATGGAGGATGATAATGTCGCCTGAGCTATTCGCTTCTTctacctcttcttcttcctcttttcttaaTGTGCTTGTTCTTGCTTCTGCGTTCTTTTTATATTATATGTCTTATATAATTGATACCTTATACCCTTTTAAGCTTACTCTGCTGCGCCACAATTTGGCTCCTCAATACTTTTCACCGCCACAGAGTTCTTCAAGCTATTACAGGTAACGTACTTTACTTCCTCTGACTCTGTCTTCATTTACCCAtgcttcttccttcctGCGTCTCGGCTATTCACAAGCTCCCCGAGATCACTGATCTGGAGACACTTTACAGAGCTTCTGCTAATCCCTCTGATTTATCATCTGCCTATCAACCGTCTCCACATGAAGACGCTATTATCGGTTCTATGACCGTACCTACGGTCACTGTAGGCGAGACGCATCGCAAATTACCTTATTGCATTCTCACATATCGCTCTTTGTATCTTTTTGATTCACATACGGGGTCTCCAATCTCTGCTCATGTGCGATCCGATAGCTCTGTCTCCAAATATGGCTCAAACGTCAAGGTTAAGATGTCACCCAATGGGAAGATTCTAGCCATAGAGACGTCAGCAAACGTTGTTCTTGTATATACAATTCGTACTGATTTGATCGACGATGAATTGCTCACAATTTACAACAGCGAGGGCTTTATCCTCCAGAATGGGTTTCCTTCGCCGCGATACCAAGAGAAGTCCACATACTCCACAAGCTCTGCAGGAACTACAGGTACCACGGGTACCACAGGTACCAGCGGTATCAACTTAAAAGCGGATGCTGTCAATGgaatgatgaagacgtTTCTCAGTgttttcaatgatgattCCTGCCAGGAATCACCTGTAATCGACTATGGGTTGAGATTACGTATGATTCTCAACGTTCAGAGCAGACTCAGTGAATATTGCTTTCTGAACGATGCAAGAATCTTATTGGTTAATAGCAAACCACGTGCATTACAGGTTGTCAAATTGGATGGctcagagaaagaagaggagtaCTTGATGATGGAAAGTCTCGATTGGTATCAGGATAATAAGCCCGATATCTTGGAAATTGTCTGGGACGACAAAATGCGTTGTGGTGTGTGGATAAGTTCCAGTGGAAAGTGCTGGTTGGTAAAGGAATCGAAGCAGGAGAAGACACCAGATTCTACGCAATCGTTGATTACAAACAACGACACGTCTTCTCCTCTACTTTCACACTTTACTTTGGCACTTAAGGGCATTCCTGTTTACTCTTCCTTGATTTCGCCAGCGTCACATTGTCTTCTCAGTCATTCTAAGAATCTCTGCTATGTTGGTTTGACTGAtggttctcttcttatcttcaaattgCTTCCTGATTTCAGTGTTGGTCTTCTCAAAACCATCAGAAAGCCTCCAAATGCTGGCTCTTTGCTTAATATATCACTCTCTCCTCTTTCAGACTCTATAGTTGCTCACTATAACAATGGATGGGTCATCTACTCTTGTTTAGGAAacctcaacttctccacCTTCGAGTATGATCAGTTGAAGTTTACCATAGTCAACGATATCCGTTTCATTGATAGTTTCCACATGCTTCTAACGACAAGCGATGAaatgatttggatatcaTTGGCATGCCTCAATTACACCTCCTGCAATATGAGTGGTTCCATTAAACGACCCGTGCTCATTTCAGATGATCATCTTAGCATATTCAAAGCCTACgacaagaaattgattgacATGCATCACTATAATTATAGAGTCAGTGATACTACAGGTAAGGAAACCAACATTTGGCTTTCACAGTCAATTCCGCTTTCTTTCCGACTGCGAAACACCCAAATTCGAAGCTGCTGTGTAAGCGATGATGGCTGTAATGTATGCCTTGTGGGAAATGTAGATGTTGCCGTGTTCAGCATTACGTTGCAACGTTGGAGGTTTCTTGAAAGACCGGATAATGCTCCTACTTCCACTTCTGCTAAGGCTTTGGCTGAAGCTACACCAGTTGTTGGCTGCATGTGGTGGAAAGGCAACCTTATTTTGGGTAGTAGAACGAGGGAAAAGTCTGAATTGGCAGCATTCGGTTCAGAACTGTTTGATACGGACCATCCATTCGTATACGATAACGCTATGTGGTATTTTGATTTTGCAGAGACTCGATTTGAGAATGAAAGGTTTTTAAACTTCAACTTGGACTCATTCAAGGACGAATTGATAGTAATTACCGATCAATTGAACGTGTATACTTGGAAATTGTCATCAAAAGGCCATTCGGTGGTATTCTCCCGCTCCAAAGTATACCAACTCAAAGGATGTTTTGATAGCAACAATCAAAGTGAGACTGTTCGACTGAATTTCGGTAGTATTGCCAACGTGGGGGATACAGATCTCCTTATTTTGGCCAATACTGATCTTTTCTACATCTGCAAGGTGCGTGGAACACAAACTTCTGCTGTGTATGAGGCCCGACTAATTAGTAATTGCGTGGAATATGTTGAGAAGCTTAGTGCGGGGCTCGTAACTGTGTTTGACGGGTCTCAGATGCTTCATTACAATGTCGGAAAAGGTCAGGATATGACATTAGTGGAGCCCATCAAGATAAAAATTGGTAATGACATTAGCTATGACAAGAATGGACATTACGTGATAAACTCGGCTGGTACTACAGCTTATCCTGTGACTACGTTGCCAGCGAAGAACATTATCTTTGGCGTTGAAGCTGATTGCATATCGGACTCCAAAATCAGACTCGAAACAAGTAAGAGAAACTATTTGGATGATCTTGTAAACCATTATATTATCAGAAACATTAATGTTGCCAACACAGAGGATCCAAACGCTTTGGGTCTCTCGGTAGTTTATCGGAAACTTTGTCGATACGGCCAGTTTAAATTTGTTCTAGAGATCTTGATGGTGAACTATATGCAGAAGGTATATGAGCATAAGAATTATGATAACGGGAACGAATATTTCGATCGATTGATGGAGTTGATCAATATGACGGGAAAACAGTATGAGATCTTACTCAACTGTCTCAAGAAGACGGAGTCACAGTATTGGGAAGGGCTATTTGGGAAGCTAAAAGAGACTCCTCGGcaaataatgaagaagctgtatgaagaagaagactacAGGTTATGTGCACACTACTTTACCATTATGTTGACTAGTGGAGCGGAAgtggataagaagaaagaccATGAATTTATAGGACAgatattgatgagattgGTGATGGGGAAAGATTACGAAACAACGTTCGAGATGGTCAGATTCATTAAATTGATAGACGAAAAATGGTGTCACGAAGTCGTAGAGACTTTACGAGCACTGCCAACGATTTGAGACGATGATAGTGGATAATATGAATAAATagaataaataaataggtAAATAGATGAGCTGGTTATCTCAATCTGCTCCCTTTAAGAACTTCTCAACGAATCCGTTCTTGGCAGAGTTATCATACGAGTTGAAGTCTTCAAAGTGTCTCATCACATGACATTTCTGCTTCCAAAAGTTGACTAATTCCTGGAACTCCATTTGTCCCTTCATATACATAACATTTTGAATAGCCAAATCATTGacgtttcttcttttctcaaaCTCTTGTCTAATTTTTGTCTTCACTTGGGATGCAGGAATGTCGAGATCGTAGTTGTTAACGAACTCTCTTGAGTGACGAATATATCTTCTATAAAGATTAAGCATACGGATTCTCATTTCCGCTTGTGACGTCGAGAACCGTGTAGTTTCGGCAAATGCGGTGGCAAGGGTCATTATTGAATGATATTCTGCGACTTTGAACAGACGCTTCTTTGAGGCAACTTAAATGCTCAATAGTTTGAGGTTAAAGTGGAGTATGACTTAGTGTTGCGGCAAAAAATTCGAATTATCCGCGGGCAGAAACCGAAAGTCGCGAAAGCCTAAGAGACTTTCCGCCCAACTTTTCCCGCAacacatttttttttcctctgAGAAATTGACGAAACTCCAAAACTTAACGATGATGAGTGATGCGTCCGGTTATCCTCTTCGCTTGTGTGCGGCGTTGGATTGATCGATATTGCCGTAAAAGGCATTTTGCTGGATTTATTCCTTGACACTGTAAGGGAAAGGCTTAGCTGCATGGCTTCAGCGGCAATATTAGGCGCCTACCCCAAAAAACTGCATCGTTAACTCGATGTGGAGGAGCCACCAGGATGGCCCACGACAATTCAAGACAGTCTTCGCGAATCTAGAGAGACTCTGGAATTCTTTAACGGTCAATACAAAAGTATATAGGCTTATCTTTTCCCTCAACCCTTCTCCTTTTGCTGAATcacttgttcttcttttgaacacGAAGTTTTTTCCACGCTGATAATCTGCATTGGCCCTATTGTTCTCCCTGCAGTTAGCTCCAAACTGCTGCGCCGGCATTCTCTGCCCACTTACAGCCGTCTGTCTGTCTGTCTGCTTCCCTCTTTAGGGCATAAAAATATGCCTGACGCGTCGA
The sequence above is a segment of the Brettanomyces nanus chromosome 4, complete sequence genome. Coding sequences within it:
- the TUB2 gene encoding beta-tubulin, which codes for MREIIHLSTGQCGNQIGAAFWETICGEHGLDAQGNYHGSSELQKARLNVYFNEASSGKYVPRAVLVDLEPGTIDAVKSSEYGNLFRPDNMIYGQSSAGNVWAKGHYTEGAELVDSVMDVVRREAEGCDSLQGFQISHSLGGGTGSGMGTLLISKIREEFPDRMMATFSVLPSPKVSDTVVEPYNATLSIHQLVENSDETFCIDNEALYDICVNTLKLQQPSYNDLNHLVSAVMSGVTTSLRFPGQLNSDLRKLAVNLVPFPRLHFFMVGYAPLTSLGSQSFRSLTVPELTQQLFDSKNMMAAADPRKGRYLTAAAYFRGNVSVREVEDEMHKVQTKNADYFVEWIPNNVQSAVCSVPPAGLDMAATFIGNSTSIQDLFRRVGDQFSAMFRRKAFLHWYTSEGMDEMEFVEAESNMQDLVNEYQQYQDVNDAEDDAEPAEYADEAPMEDDNVA